In Mytilus edulis chromosome 7, xbMytEdul2.2, whole genome shotgun sequence, a single genomic region encodes these proteins:
- the LOC139481570 gene encoding prolyl 4-hydroxylase subunit alpha-2-like isoform X1 has product MSDTNMRNRKLDSKTTQKNPQAKNSPLINGKIQKDFRQDSTPVFTIVIIVLFLSVLFGALYVFQSMSASDESGETNFVTDPSKMQKRSDKQSDTLSNKTPKSEKQTETISDNTQHMDKSFPTDNVPKHDNSKSVSPPEKVKPEPRQGIDPKIEEEMNKFKSTLQTRMSPKKIFADGRRLPPVELLPQKPNNSSVKVYLYDEFLSEAECDGLMKAHNRHVTEISKKDPIVCFDTVNTLRQHLKAAGVNRKVSPNDFMPGTTCLDKTFSSEFKDHIHSNWSYSTAFYRGESRFSNVFEYRVKEATALKPENGGKFQITSYPLNVGYKLHTDCIEDNEDKRDRVATILVYLQDVEEGGETQFPELGIWVKPRKGRALVWNNMNEKGKCEHLSIHQAAKVTKGHKFILQRWYYYTSFYSLGKRPPEPHIPVMESGTPRVSCDEYAHGSCRWYDEWNYDHIIEYQKQKITLI; this is encoded by the exons ATGAGCG ATACCAACATGAGAAACCGAAAATTGGATAGTAAAACAACACAAAAGAACCCGCAAGCAAAGAATTCACCCTTAATAAATGGAAAGATACAAAAAGACTTCAGACAAGATTCAACACCAGTATTTACTAtagttataattgttctatttttatccgTTTTATTTGGTGCTTTGTATGTATTTCAATCAATGTCAGCGTCAGATGAAAGTGGCGAAACGAACTTTGTGACGGATCCATCAAAAATGCAGAAAAGATCTGATAAACAGTCAGATACGTTGTCcaataaaacaccaaaaagtgaaaaacaaactgaaacaatatcTGATAATACTCAACACATGGATAAAAGTTTTCCAACTGACAATGTTCCAAAGCATGACAATTCAAAAAGTGTTTCGCCACCTGAAAAGGTGAAACCTGAGCCTAGACAAGGAATTGATCCAAAAATTGAAGAAGAAATGAATAAGTTTAAAAGTACTTTGCAGACGAGAATGTCACCCAAAAAGATATTTGCAGACGGCAGAAGATTGCCGCCAGTAGAATTACTGCCTCAAAAGCCTAATAACAGTTCTGTAAA agTATACCTGTATGATGAGTTTTTGTCAGAGGCGGAATGTGACGGGTTGATGAAAGCACACAACAGACACGTGACAGAAATATCGAAAAAAGATCCAATCGTATGTTTTGACACTGTCAACACATTACGTCAACATTTAAAAGCAGCTGGAGTCAACCGCAAAGTATCTCCTAACGACTTTATGCCAG GTACAACATGCTTGGATAAAACATTTTCTTCCGAATTTAAAGACCATATACATTCTAACTGGAGTTATAGTACAGCATTTTACCGTGGAGAAAGTAGGTTCTCTAACGTGTTCGAGTATCGAGTAAAAGAAGCTACAGCATTAAAACCGGAAAATGGCGGAAAATTTCAAATCACATCATATCCTTTAAATGTTG GTTATAAGTTACATACCGACTGTATAGAAGACAACGAAGATAAAAGGGACAGAGTAGCTACAATTTTAGTTTATCTACAAGACGTTGAAGAAGGAGGTGAAACACAATTCCCAG AACTTGGAATATGGGTGAAGCCGAGAAAGGGGAGAGCTTTAGTATGGAACAATATGAACGAGAAAGGGAAATGTGAACATCTGTCAATACACCAAGCTGCCAAGGTCACTAAAGGTCATAAGTTTATACTACAAAGATG gTATTATTATACAAGTTTTTATTCCCTTGGTAAAAGACCACCAGAACCACACATACCCGTAATGGAGTCGGGTACACCTCGAGTGTCATGTGATGAGTATGCGCATGGCAGCTGTCGGTGGTACGACGAATGGAACTATGACCATATTATtgaatatcaaaaacaaaaaattacacttatttga
- the LOC139481570 gene encoding prolyl 4-hydroxylase subunit alpha-2-like isoform X2, translating into MRNRKLDSKTTQKNPQAKNSPLINGKIQKDFRQDSTPVFTIVIIVLFLSVLFGALYVFQSMSASDESGETNFVTDPSKMQKRSDKQSDTLSNKTPKSEKQTETISDNTQHMDKSFPTDNVPKHDNSKSVSPPEKVKPEPRQGIDPKIEEEMNKFKSTLQTRMSPKKIFADGRRLPPVELLPQKPNNSSVKVYLYDEFLSEAECDGLMKAHNRHVTEISKKDPIVCFDTVNTLRQHLKAAGVNRKVSPNDFMPGTTCLDKTFSSEFKDHIHSNWSYSTAFYRGESRFSNVFEYRVKEATALKPENGGKFQITSYPLNVGYKLHTDCIEDNEDKRDRVATILVYLQDVEEGGETQFPELGIWVKPRKGRALVWNNMNEKGKCEHLSIHQAAKVTKGHKFILQRWYYYTSFYSLGKRPPEPHIPVMESGTPRVSCDEYAHGSCRWYDEWNYDHIIEYQKQKITLI; encoded by the exons ATGAGAAACCGAAAATTGGATAGTAAAACAACACAAAAGAACCCGCAAGCAAAGAATTCACCCTTAATAAATGGAAAGATACAAAAAGACTTCAGACAAGATTCAACACCAGTATTTACTAtagttataattgttctatttttatccgTTTTATTTGGTGCTTTGTATGTATTTCAATCAATGTCAGCGTCAGATGAAAGTGGCGAAACGAACTTTGTGACGGATCCATCAAAAATGCAGAAAAGATCTGATAAACAGTCAGATACGTTGTCcaataaaacaccaaaaagtgaaaaacaaactgaaacaatatcTGATAATACTCAACACATGGATAAAAGTTTTCCAACTGACAATGTTCCAAAGCATGACAATTCAAAAAGTGTTTCGCCACCTGAAAAGGTGAAACCTGAGCCTAGACAAGGAATTGATCCAAAAATTGAAGAAGAAATGAATAAGTTTAAAAGTACTTTGCAGACGAGAATGTCACCCAAAAAGATATTTGCAGACGGCAGAAGATTGCCGCCAGTAGAATTACTGCCTCAAAAGCCTAATAACAGTTCTGTAAA agTATACCTGTATGATGAGTTTTTGTCAGAGGCGGAATGTGACGGGTTGATGAAAGCACACAACAGACACGTGACAGAAATATCGAAAAAAGATCCAATCGTATGTTTTGACACTGTCAACACATTACGTCAACATTTAAAAGCAGCTGGAGTCAACCGCAAAGTATCTCCTAACGACTTTATGCCAG GTACAACATGCTTGGATAAAACATTTTCTTCCGAATTTAAAGACCATATACATTCTAACTGGAGTTATAGTACAGCATTTTACCGTGGAGAAAGTAGGTTCTCTAACGTGTTCGAGTATCGAGTAAAAGAAGCTACAGCATTAAAACCGGAAAATGGCGGAAAATTTCAAATCACATCATATCCTTTAAATGTTG GTTATAAGTTACATACCGACTGTATAGAAGACAACGAAGATAAAAGGGACAGAGTAGCTACAATTTTAGTTTATCTACAAGACGTTGAAGAAGGAGGTGAAACACAATTCCCAG AACTTGGAATATGGGTGAAGCCGAGAAAGGGGAGAGCTTTAGTATGGAACAATATGAACGAGAAAGGGAAATGTGAACATCTGTCAATACACCAAGCTGCCAAGGTCACTAAAGGTCATAAGTTTATACTACAAAGATG gTATTATTATACAAGTTTTTATTCCCTTGGTAAAAGACCACCAGAACCACACATACCCGTAATGGAGTCGGGTACACCTCGAGTGTCATGTGATGAGTATGCGCATGGCAGCTGTCGGTGGTACGACGAATGGAACTATGACCATATTATtgaatatcaaaaacaaaaaattacacttatttga